A DNA window from Rhizobium jaguaris contains the following coding sequences:
- the secA gene encoding preprotein translocase subunit SecA, with protein sequence MVSLGGIARKLFGSSNDRRVKSFQPNVVAINALEEQMRALSDEALAAKTVEFRQQLADGKTLDDLLVPAFAVVREASRRVLGMRPFDVQLIGGMILHSNAISEMKTGEGKTLVATLPVYLNALAGKGVHVVTVNDYLAQRDSGHMGRIYGFLGMTTGVIVHGLSDEERRDAYACDITYGTNNELGFDYLRDNMKYDHGQMVQRGHNFAIVDEVDSILVDEARTPLIISGPLDDRSDLYTTIDAFIPRLSKDDYEIDEKQRSANFSEDGTEKLENMLRDAGLLKAESLYDIENVAIVHHVNNALKAHKLFQRDKDYIVRNGEVVIIDEFTGRMMPGRRYSDGQHQALEAKEHVQIQPENQTLAQITFQNYFRMYGKLAGMTGTASTEAEEFGNIYGLDVVEVPTNLPIQRIDEDDEVYRTHDEKYKAIITEILDAHKRGQPVLVGTTSIEKSEFLADRMRKQGFSNFQVLNARYHEQEAYIVAQAGVPGAVTIATNMAGRGTDIQLGGNLEMRVERDLNEMEPGAERDAAIAGIAEEIQKLKQQALTAGGLYVIATERHESRRIDNQLRGRSGRQGDPGRSKFYLSLQDDLMRIFGSDRMDGMLQKLGLKEGEAIVHPWINKALERAQKKVEARNFDIRKNVLKYDDVLNDQRKVIFEQRVELMDATDLSETVGDMRHEVIEDLVSKHIPERAYAEQWDADGLKAGIANFFDMDMPVHDWVKEEGIAEDDIRARLTEAADKAAAEKAERFGPEIMTYVERSIVLQTLDNLWREHIVNLDHLRSVIGFRGYAQRDPLQEYKAEAFELFQSLLNNLRQAVTGQLSRVELVQQPAEPQALPMQARHIDATTGEDEFAPLSLVNENVVAPENRDPQNPATWGRVGRNEACPCGSGKKYKHCHGAFESSEVV encoded by the coding sequence ATGGTCAGCCTAGGTGGAATTGCCCGAAAGTTGTTTGGCTCGTCCAACGACCGCCGCGTCAAGTCATTCCAGCCGAATGTCGTTGCGATCAACGCGCTCGAAGAACAGATGCGCGCTTTGTCTGATGAAGCCTTGGCCGCCAAGACGGTCGAATTCCGCCAGCAGCTCGCCGACGGCAAGACGCTGGACGATCTCCTCGTACCCGCTTTTGCCGTGGTGCGCGAGGCGTCCCGGCGCGTTCTCGGCATGCGACCTTTTGACGTGCAGCTCATCGGCGGCATGATCCTGCATTCGAATGCCATTTCCGAGATGAAGACGGGCGAAGGCAAGACGCTGGTTGCGACCCTGCCCGTCTATTTGAACGCCCTCGCCGGCAAGGGTGTTCATGTCGTCACCGTCAACGACTACCTGGCGCAGCGCGACAGCGGCCATATGGGCCGCATCTATGGCTTCCTCGGCATGACCACCGGCGTTATCGTCCACGGCCTGTCGGATGAAGAACGCCGCGACGCCTACGCCTGCGACATCACCTATGGCACCAACAACGAACTCGGCTTCGACTACCTACGCGACAATATGAAATACGACCACGGCCAGATGGTGCAGCGCGGTCACAATTTCGCGATCGTCGACGAAGTGGACTCGATCCTCGTCGACGAAGCGCGCACGCCGCTGATCATTTCCGGTCCGCTCGACGACCGTTCCGATCTCTATACCACGATCGACGCCTTCATTCCGCGCCTGTCGAAGGACGATTACGAAATCGACGAAAAACAGCGCTCGGCCAACTTTTCCGAAGACGGGACCGAAAAGCTGGAAAACATGCTGCGCGATGCCGGTCTGCTGAAGGCCGAATCGCTCTATGACATAGAAAACGTTGCGATCGTCCATCACGTCAACAATGCCTTGAAGGCACACAAGCTTTTCCAGCGTGACAAGGACTATATCGTCCGCAATGGCGAAGTCGTCATCATCGACGAGTTTACCGGCCGCATGATGCCGGGCCGCCGCTATTCGGACGGCCAGCACCAGGCTCTCGAAGCCAAGGAACACGTTCAGATCCAGCCGGAAAACCAGACGCTGGCGCAGATCACCTTCCAGAATTATTTCCGCATGTATGGCAAGCTCGCCGGCATGACCGGTACGGCATCGACGGAAGCGGAAGAATTCGGCAACATCTACGGCCTCGACGTGGTCGAAGTGCCGACCAACCTGCCGATCCAGCGTATCGACGAGGACGACGAGGTCTACCGCACCCACGACGAGAAGTATAAGGCGATCATCACCGAGATTTTGGACGCCCATAAGCGTGGCCAGCCGGTGCTCGTCGGCACGACCTCGATCGAAAAGTCGGAGTTTCTTGCCGACCGCATGCGCAAGCAGGGTTTCAGCAACTTCCAGGTTCTGAACGCCCGCTATCACGAACAGGAAGCCTATATCGTCGCCCAGGCCGGTGTTCCCGGCGCCGTCACGATCGCCACCAATATGGCCGGCCGCGGTACCGACATCCAGCTCGGCGGCAACCTCGAAATGCGCGTCGAGCGTGACCTGAATGAGATGGAACCCGGCGCGGAGCGCGACGCAGCGATCGCGGGGATTGCCGAGGAGATCCAGAAGCTCAAGCAGCAGGCGCTCACCGCCGGCGGTCTCTACGTCATCGCCACCGAACGGCATGAAAGCCGCCGCATCGACAACCAATTGCGCGGCCGTTCCGGCCGCCAGGGCGACCCCGGCCGCTCGAAATTCTATCTGTCGCTTCAGGACGACCTGATGCGCATCTTCGGTTCCGACCGCATGGACGGCATGCTGCAGAAGCTCGGCCTCAAGGAAGGCGAAGCGATCGTCCATCCCTGGATCAACAAGGCGTTGGAACGCGCCCAGAAGAAGGTCGAAGCCCGCAACTTCGATATCCGCAAGAACGTTCTGAAGTACGACGACGTGCTGAACGATCAGCGCAAGGTCATCTTCGAGCAGCGCGTCGAACTGATGGACGCAACGGATCTTTCCGAAACCGTCGGCGACATGCGCCACGAGGTCATCGAGGATCTGGTTTCCAAGCATATCCCGGAGCGGGCCTATGCCGAGCAGTGGGATGCCGACGGCCTGAAAGCTGGCATCGCCAACTTCTTCGACATGGACATGCCCGTGCATGACTGGGTCAAAGAAGAAGGTATTGCCGAAGACGATATCCGCGCCCGCCTGACCGAAGCCGCCGATAAGGCCGCCGCAGAAAAGGCCGAGCGCTTCGGCCCCGAAATCATGACCTATGTCGAGCGCTCCATCGTGCTGCAGACGCTGGACAACCTCTGGCGCGAGCACATCGTCAACCTCGACCATCTGCGTTCTGTAATCGGTTTCCGCGGTTATGCCCAGCGCGACCCGCTGCAGGAATACAAGGCCGAAGCCTTCGAACTCTTCCAGTCGCTGTTGAACAATCTGCGCCAGGCCGTCACCGGTCAGTTGTCGCGCGTGGAGCTGGTGCAGCAGCCCGCTGAGCCGCAGGCGCTGCCGATGCAGGCACGCCATATCGACGCCACCACCGGTGAAGACGAATTCGCACCGCTCAGCCTCGTCAACGAAAACGTCGTCGCCCCGGAAAACCGCGATCCGCAGAACCCGGCAACCTGGGGCCGCGTCGGCCGCAACGAAGCCTGCCCCTGCGGTTCCGGCAAGAAATACAAGCATTGCCATGGGGCGTTCGAGAGCAGCGAAGTGGTTTGA
- a CDS encoding peptidylprolyl isomerase, with the protein MLSYNKLAAVAFATFVTLQAPVFAADAKDPVVAKVGDVEIHQSELDLAIANLDPQLGQLPDDQKKVAALSASIDVKLLAKDAAAEKLDQTPDFQSHMAYLRDRELHNAYFKAHVADTITDADVKARYDKEVAALPKQEEVHARHILVKTEDEAKDIIKQLDAGKDFAELAKEKSTDPNKADGGDLGYFARGRMVKEFEDAAFALPVGTYTKTPVKSDFGWHVIKVEDKRDAPPPPFDQVKDQVRQLVMRDKYLDLLNKAKQESKVVINDPALSKAYEDAQKQQDQAPADDAIVPESQPQQ; encoded by the coding sequence ATGTTGAGCTACAACAAACTTGCTGCGGTTGCGTTCGCAACATTCGTCACCTTGCAGGCGCCGGTCTTTGCCGCTGACGCCAAAGACCCCGTTGTCGCCAAGGTTGGCGATGTCGAAATCCATCAGTCCGAACTTGATCTCGCGATCGCCAACCTCGACCCGCAGCTTGGCCAGCTTCCGGACGATCAGAAGAAGGTGGCAGCACTTTCGGCTTCGATCGACGTCAAGCTTCTCGCAAAGGATGCGGCTGCCGAAAAGCTCGACCAGACGCCGGACTTCCAGTCGCACATGGCCTATCTGCGCGACCGTGAGCTGCATAATGCCTATTTCAAGGCACATGTCGCAGATACGATCACGGACGCTGACGTCAAGGCTCGCTACGACAAGGAAGTCGCAGCACTGCCGAAGCAGGAAGAAGTCCATGCCCGCCACATCCTGGTGAAGACCGAGGATGAAGCCAAGGACATCATCAAGCAACTCGACGCCGGCAAGGATTTTGCCGAACTCGCCAAGGAAAAGTCGACGGACCCGAACAAGGCCGACGGCGGTGACCTCGGCTATTTCGCCCGTGGCCGCATGGTCAAGGAATTCGAAGACGCAGCCTTCGCGCTGCCGGTCGGTACCTACACCAAGACCCCGGTGAAGTCGGATTTCGGCTGGCACGTTATCAAGGTTGAAGACAAGCGCGACGCTCCGCCGCCGCCGTTCGACCAGGTGAAGGATCAGGTTCGTCAGCTCGTCATGCGCGACAAGTATCTTGATCTCCTGAACAAGGCCAAGCAGGAGTCGAAGGTCGTCATCAACGACCCGGCGCTGAGCAAGGCCTATGAGGATGCGCAGAAGCAGCAGGATCAGGCTCCGGCAGACGACGCAATCGTGCCTGAATCCCAGCCGCAGCAGTAA
- the argJ gene encoding bifunctional glutamate N-acetyltransferase/amino-acid acetyltransferase ArgJ — MSGSVSPLAPKSFVSMPALRGVRMTTASAGIKYKNRTDVLLMVFDKPAAVAGVFTRSKCPSAPVDFCRSNLPHGSARAVVVNSGNANAFTGLKGRQATELTAKSAAAAVGCGESEVYLASTGVIGEPLDATKFAGVLDTMAKDATSDFWFEAAKAIMTTDTYPKVATRSAEIGGVKVTINGIAKGAGMIAPDMATMLSFVVTDADISSAALQAMLSEGVGPSFNSMTVDSDTSTSDTLMLFATGAAAADGQAHIERADDPKLAAFRTALNELLKDLAIQVVRDGEGATKMLEITVTGAENDAAAKRIALSIANSPLVKTAAAGEDANWGRVVMAVGKAGEMADRDKLAIWFGDVRVAVNGERDASYSEEAASNVMKQQDIPVKVDLGLGNGRATVWTCDLTKEYVAINGDYRS, encoded by the coding sequence ATGTCCGGTTCCGTCTCTCCGCTCGCTCCCAAATCCTTTGTGTCCATGCCGGCATTGCGCGGCGTGCGTATGACCACGGCATCCGCCGGTATCAAATATAAGAACCGGACTGACGTCCTGCTCATGGTCTTCGACAAGCCGGCGGCCGTCGCAGGTGTCTTCACCCGCTCGAAGTGCCCATCAGCTCCCGTCGATTTCTGCCGGTCCAACCTGCCGCATGGCAGCGCCCGCGCCGTCGTCGTCAATTCCGGTAATGCCAATGCCTTCACCGGCCTCAAGGGCCGTCAGGCGACGGAACTCACCGCCAAGTCGGCCGCAGCTGCCGTTGGTTGCGGTGAAAGCGAAGTCTATCTCGCCTCGACCGGCGTCATCGGTGAGCCCCTGGATGCAACCAAGTTCGCCGGCGTGCTGGACACCATGGCAAAGGATGCGACCAGCGATTTCTGGTTCGAAGCCGCCAAGGCGATCATGACCACGGATACCTATCCGAAGGTCGCGACCCGCAGCGCCGAGATCGGTGGGGTCAAGGTCACGATCAACGGCATCGCCAAGGGCGCCGGCATGATCGCGCCGGATATGGCGACCATGCTCTCCTTCGTTGTCACCGACGCCGATATTTCTTCTGCCGCTCTGCAAGCTATGCTCTCCGAAGGCGTCGGCCCGAGCTTCAATTCGATGACGGTCGACAGCGACACTTCGACATCGGATACACTGATGCTGTTTGCCACCGGTGCTGCGGCTGCCGATGGCCAGGCCCATATCGAACGTGCCGACGATCCCAAGCTCGCTGCTTTCCGCACGGCGCTGAACGAGCTCCTTAAAGATCTCGCCATCCAGGTCGTTCGTGACGGCGAAGGTGCCACCAAGATGCTGGAAATCACCGTCACCGGCGCAGAGAATGATGCGGCCGCCAAGCGCATTGCGCTTTCGATCGCCAATTCGCCGCTGGTGAAGACCGCCGCTGCTGGCGAGGACGCCAATTGGGGCCGCGTCGTCATGGCCGTCGGCAAGGCCGGCGAAATGGCCGACCGCGACAAGCTCGCCATCTGGTTCGGCGATGTCCGCGTCGCCGTGAATGGCGAACGCGACGCCTCCTACTCCGAGGAGGCCGCCTCCAACGTGATGAAGCAGCAGGATATTCCTGTGAAAGTCGACCTGGGGCTCGGCAATGGCCGTGCGACGGTCTGGACCTGCGACCTCACCAAGGAATATGTTGCCATCAATG
- a CDS encoding cobaltochelatase CobT-related protein, with translation MQNRDPLAFLSYVRDDDAHDLGRISDLRTRLEGEVRIQTGRPFPIFQDRNDIVWGERWRERIKEAIDSISFLIPIITPSYFRSHMCREEFEAFLLRERSLGLPRLILPIYYVSADEIDDAVKHPDDMAAVLRERNWSDWRELRFPPLDRPIIREQIATLAKTIKETMVELRAELDAADQSKLQPAQAVPSPAPPAEVAAPQLVIVANPIAIPVARVEKASASALKRAQKQPYYVYTTKFDEVISPRQLMSSDESLRLHQALLKTIRTQTLRFKDAIENGTAQIADVANEQDISISILIDNSGSMRGKKIGDTAAWTSIASSIMSSAGVSNEILGFTTKAWKGGQSREMWLSDKKPELPGRLNDLRHIVYKSFDETFQEADINFSVMIREGLLKENIDGEALLWAYSRLQRRHAERKILVVLSDGAPVDDSTLFVNTDAFLHDHLKSSAVWIRSLGEVELYGVGIGHNVDIYYGQSSPTLDDEQIGPDLLNLLSLILRRDTPAVRAFQRSVVRPIKPPASHPSRPAKRRRRTKASPNDTIPE, from the coding sequence ATGCAGAATAGAGATCCACTGGCCTTCTTAAGCTATGTCCGAGATGACGACGCGCATGACCTTGGCCGCATATCAGATCTGAGAACGCGCCTTGAAGGCGAAGTCCGAATACAGACCGGCCGTCCCTTTCCGATCTTCCAGGACCGCAATGACATCGTTTGGGGTGAGCGTTGGAGGGAGCGAATCAAGGAGGCGATTGACAGCATCTCATTCCTGATCCCGATCATTACGCCTAGCTATTTCCGTAGCCATATGTGCCGGGAAGAGTTTGAGGCGTTTCTCCTTCGAGAGCGCTCGCTTGGCCTTCCTCGTTTGATTCTGCCGATTTACTACGTCTCAGCCGACGAAATTGACGACGCGGTGAAGCACCCGGACGATATGGCAGCGGTCCTGCGGGAGCGAAACTGGTCGGACTGGCGTGAACTGAGATTTCCCCCGCTCGACCGTCCGATCATCCGCGAACAAATCGCGACACTCGCGAAGACGATTAAGGAGACGATGGTCGAACTGCGCGCCGAGTTGGACGCTGCAGATCAAAGCAAGCTCCAGCCTGCTCAAGCTGTGCCGTCACCGGCACCTCCGGCTGAGGTTGCCGCTCCGCAGCTTGTCATCGTTGCGAATCCGATTGCGATCCCCGTGGCGCGGGTCGAGAAAGCCTCGGCAAGCGCTCTCAAGCGCGCACAGAAACAACCTTATTACGTGTATACGACGAAATTTGACGAGGTAATCAGCCCGCGCCAATTGATGTCATCCGATGAAAGTCTTCGGCTACACCAAGCTCTCCTCAAAACGATTCGTACACAAACACTGCGATTTAAAGATGCGATTGAGAATGGAACTGCCCAGATTGCCGACGTCGCAAACGAGCAAGACATTTCGATTTCTATCTTGATTGACAATTCAGGAAGCATGCGCGGAAAGAAGATTGGAGACACTGCCGCATGGACATCGATCGCGTCCTCGATCATGTCGAGCGCTGGTGTCAGCAACGAGATCTTGGGGTTCACCACCAAGGCTTGGAAGGGTGGTCAGTCGAGGGAAATGTGGCTCTCTGACAAGAAGCCCGAACTTCCTGGTCGTCTGAACGACCTCCGCCACATTGTCTACAAGAGCTTCGACGAGACATTTCAGGAAGCAGACATCAATTTCTCGGTCATGATCAGGGAGGGTCTCCTGAAAGAAAACATCGACGGCGAAGCCCTCTTATGGGCCTATTCCCGTTTGCAGCGCCGTCATGCCGAACGCAAAATTCTCGTTGTTTTGAGCGACGGCGCTCCCGTCGACGATTCAACCCTATTTGTGAACACTGACGCCTTCCTGCACGACCACCTCAAATCAAGCGCTGTTTGGATAAGGTCCTTGGGCGAGGTTGAGCTTTATGGCGTGGGGATCGGGCACAACGTCGACATCTACTACGGGCAGAGCAGCCCTACACTCGATGACGAACAGATAGGTCCAGACCTCCTGAACCTGCTGTCTCTCATTCTGCGGCGTGATACTCCGGCAGTTCGGGCGTTCCAGAGATCAGTTGTACGGCCCATCAAGCCACCAGCATCGCATCCATCTCGTCCTGCGAAACGTCGTCGCCGCACGAAGGCATCGCCCAACGATACCATTCCTGAATAG